One Mangrovimonas cancribranchiae DNA segment encodes these proteins:
- a CDS encoding RagB/SusD family nutrient uptake outer membrane protein produces MKRLNKYMFVLGLLTIVSCSDDFLDTKPVTEPTDSNYYQIPEHAYAALVGCYDGLQVVTGASGLSIYTASEIMSDDCFGGVGNNDGFNHQAIDEFDINRAPGYQNLFNDTWIKYYQALYRCNVLIQKIDQIDWTNNEQTRDRYEAEARFIRAYLYFDMVKLWGNIPLLTEPSEDIIPPATPDEVYTVIAQDLMYASENIPEESYSAVPNGRVTRWAAKAMLARVYLYYTGYYGQSDLVGLVSQSEALAHLEDVISLSGHGLVSDFKNLWPAACPEIDGEESTYVGEANQEIVFSIKYTYTSDYNGNTDGNHWMVLFGMREFMSYPYGRGWGVTVNSKLYDLYDDTDSRRFATVIAVDEEEVPFDNIEGQREYTGYYNKKYTPRSEYDPETGALVDATEIVNAADFQLGNFQDYFAIRYSDVLLMAAELGSGSAQQYFDQVRQRAYGNNFTPLSVNQDNILEERHLEFALEGIRYWDLLRQGVGEAAAEIAESTTLLNGGIETVKTIDGGNLLETQGLSQIPNTQITLSGGTLEQNPGW; encoded by the coding sequence ATGAAAAGATTAAATAAATACATGTTTGTTTTAGGACTACTTACTATAGTAAGTTGTTCCGATGACTTTTTAGACACAAAGCCAGTAACCGAACCAACAGATTCTAACTATTATCAAATACCAGAACATGCTTATGCAGCTTTAGTTGGTTGTTACGATGGATTACAAGTTGTTACAGGAGCCTCTGGATTATCTATTTATACAGCTTCAGAAATTATGTCTGATGACTGTTTTGGGGGTGTAGGAAATAACGATGGATTTAATCACCAAGCTATAGATGAGTTTGATATTAATAGAGCGCCAGGTTACCAAAACTTGTTTAACGATACTTGGATAAAATATTATCAAGCCTTATATCGTTGTAATGTACTAATACAAAAAATAGATCAAATTGACTGGACAAATAACGAACAAACAAGAGATCGTTATGAAGCCGAAGCAAGATTTATTCGTGCGTATTTATATTTCGATATGGTGAAACTTTGGGGGAATATCCCATTATTAACAGAACCATCAGAAGATATTATACCACCTGCAACTCCAGACGAAGTTTATACAGTAATAGCTCAAGATTTAATGTATGCTTCAGAGAACATCCCAGAAGAAAGTTATTCTGCTGTTCCTAATGGACGTGTAACACGTTGGGCAGCTAAAGCCATGTTAGCTAGAGTGTACCTATATTATACAGGGTACTATGGGCAGTCAGATTTAGTTGGCTTAGTTTCACAATCTGAAGCCTTAGCACACTTAGAAGATGTTATTTCGTTAAGTGGTCATGGTTTGGTATCCGATTTTAAAAATCTTTGGCCTGCAGCTTGCCCAGAAATTGATGGTGAAGAATCAACTTATGTCGGAGAGGCTAATCAAGAAATAGTATTTTCAATAAAATATACATACACAAGTGATTACAATGGTAATACAGATGGAAACCATTGGATGGTTTTATTTGGTATGCGAGAGTTTATGTCTTATCCTTACGGAAGAGGATGGGGTGTTACAGTAAACTCAAAACTATACGATTTATATGATGATACCGATTCCAGACGTTTTGCTACTGTAATAGCTGTAGACGAAGAAGAAGTTCCTTTCGATAACATAGAAGGACAACGTGAATATACAGGCTATTATAATAAAAAGTATACACCACGTTCTGAGTATGATCCAGAAACAGGAGCATTAGTAGATGCAACAGAAATAGTAAATGCTGCCGATTTCCAATTAGGAAACTTTCAAGATTACTTTGCTATAAGATATTCTGATGTCTTGTTAATGGCAGCAGAATTAGGAAGTGGAAGCGCGCAACAATATTTCGATCAAGTAAGACAACGCGCTTATGGTAATAACTTCACACCATTATCTGTTAATCAAGATAATATTTTAGAAGAACGTCATCTAGAATTTGCCTTAGAAGGAATAAGATATTGGGATTTATTACGTCAAGGCGTAGGTGAAGCAGCAGCGGAAATAGCAGAATCTACCACACTTTTAAATGGTGGAATTGAAACTGTTAAAACCATAGATGGAGGTAACCTTCTTGAAACGCAAGGCTTATCACAAATACCAAATACACAAATAACTTTATCTGGAGGCACATTAGAGCAAAATCCAGGTTGGTAA
- a CDS encoding GH39 family glycosyl hydrolase, whose product MSFSQNERLISVDVNQPLGELNTMFKECIGAGRANEGLRADWQQQLAMVKQDCDFKYIRMHGLLTDDMGVYKEDENGNPQYNYQYIDVLYDYILSIGMKPFVELGFMPNYLASDDKTIFWWKGNITPPNDYDKWQALIENLITHWTERYGSDEVKTWYFEVWNEPNLDGFWSGTQNEYFKLYDYTARAVKNVNPAYRIGGPATAGNGWVNETIEFTDKNNVPIDYISTHSYGVKHGYLDELGTSGTILNEDPWSVSGEVIDVRKKMDSLSKQHLELHYTEWSSSYTPADPIHDSYHQAAYILQKIKQIGHAANSMSYWVFTDIFEEAGPRFTPFHGGFGLLNYQGIKKPAYYAYEFMNKLGTTELKNTDTQSWATKTDNNVQILLWDFTHTHPGDNELNQTYYKQELPSKSKGNVQVNISNLSKGTYILELYKVGYKHNDAYTAYLNMGSPNQLTRAQVKALKEISSGKPVLTETIKVKNTAFEKSIPVNENDVVLLKLIKQ is encoded by the coding sequence ATGAGTTTTAGTCAAAACGAGCGACTTATTTCTGTAGATGTTAATCAACCATTGGGCGAGTTAAACACCATGTTTAAAGAGTGCATTGGTGCAGGTCGTGCCAACGAAGGTCTACGAGCCGATTGGCAACAACAACTTGCCATGGTAAAGCAAGATTGCGATTTTAAATACATACGCATGCATGGTTTGCTTACCGACGATATGGGGGTTTATAAAGAAGACGAAAATGGTAATCCGCAATACAATTATCAATATATCGATGTGTTGTACGATTATATATTAAGTATTGGTATGAAACCCTTTGTCGAACTTGGTTTTATGCCTAACTATTTGGCAAGCGACGATAAAACTATTTTTTGGTGGAAAGGTAATATAACACCTCCAAACGATTATGATAAATGGCAAGCACTTATCGAAAACTTAATAACACACTGGACAGAACGTTATGGCAGCGATGAAGTAAAAACATGGTATTTTGAAGTTTGGAACGAACCTAACCTAGATGGCTTTTGGTCAGGAACACAAAACGAATATTTTAAACTATACGACTATACAGCTAGAGCTGTAAAAAATGTGAATCCAGCGTATCGTATTGGTGGACCAGCAACAGCAGGTAATGGTTGGGTAAATGAAACCATAGAATTTACAGATAAAAACAATGTGCCAATCGATTATATATCGACACATTCCTACGGCGTAAAACATGGTTATTTAGATGAGTTAGGAACTTCAGGAACCATTTTAAATGAAGATCCATGGAGTGTAAGTGGCGAAGTAATTGATGTGCGAAAAAAAATGGATAGCCTTTCTAAACAACATTTAGAATTGCATTATACCGAGTGGAGTTCGTCTTATACACCAGCCGATCCTATTCACGATAGTTATCACCAAGCGGCTTATATTCTTCAAAAAATAAAACAAATAGGTCATGCGGCAAACTCGATGTCGTATTGGGTGTTTACCGATATTTTTGAAGAAGCTGGACCGAGATTTACACCATTTCACGGTGGGTTTGGTTTGTTAAATTATCAGGGCATTAAAAAACCAGCCTATTATGCGTACGAGTTTATGAATAAACTTGGAACCACCGAACTAAAAAATACCGATACACAATCGTGGGCAACCAAAACAGATAACAATGTTCAAATCCTGTTATGGGATTTTACCCATACACATCCTGGTGATAACGAGTTAAATCAAACCTACTACAAACAAGAATTACCTTCAAAATCAAAAGGAAATGTGCAAGTAAACATTTCTAATCTTTCAAAAGGCACTTATATTTTAGAGTTGTATAAAGTAGGCTATAAACATAACGATGCCTATACGGCTTACCTTAATATGGGAAGCCCAAATCAATTAACACGAGCGCAAGTAAAAGCACTTAAAGAAATAAGCTCAGGAAAACCAGTGTTAACCGAAACTATAAAGGTTAAAAACACAGCATTCGAAAAAAGTATTCCTGTTAACGAAAACGATGTGGTGCTATTAAAACTAATTAAACAATAA
- a CDS encoding family 43 glycosylhydrolase, whose product MNILLFHKKRLTLSFWLILSVFVVNAQKQYNQDLVESGEFINPIFSGDYPDPSILVDGDDFYMVHSSFDYYPGLTIWHSKDLINWNPIANPLTKNVGSVWAPDLVKYDDKFYIYLPVNSTNYVIVADDISGPWSDPIDLKIGRIDPGHVADDDGNRYLYFNDGGYVPLSKDGLSVIGDFKPSYDGWEIPRDWTIECFCLEGPKFFKRGDYYYITVAEGGTAGPATGHMVISARSKSPLGPWENSPYNPIIRAESQQDKWWSVGHATIIEAKPNDWWMVFHGYEKDHYNMGRQTLLAPVEWTDDGWFKLPNDFDLEKPLNKPNLPEFKSDYRLSDNFEGNSLHPKWKFFKNYDANRFQVKNNSLTIKAKGNSIPESSPLLIIPAHHSYSAQVEIELKDGAVGGLVMFYNEKGSSGVLADKNNIIANLRGWQFVTEKNVINRRVFLKIENNNHIVDMYYSLDGKTWQKIESSLEVSGYHHNVLSGFLSLRIGLVAIGEGEVTFKNFKYKAIKK is encoded by the coding sequence ATGAATATCCTTCTATTTCATAAAAAAAGGCTAACCTTAAGTTTTTGGTTGATTCTTTCTGTATTTGTGGTAAACGCACAAAAACAATACAATCAAGATTTAGTTGAATCTGGTGAATTTATAAATCCTATTTTTTCAGGAGATTATCCAGATCCAAGTATTTTGGTAGATGGCGACGATTTTTACATGGTACATTCGTCGTTCGATTATTATCCAGGGTTAACCATTTGGCATTCTAAAGATTTGATAAATTGGAATCCTATTGCAAACCCCTTAACAAAAAATGTAGGCTCGGTATGGGCACCAGATTTAGTAAAATATGACGATAAATTCTACATTTATCTTCCTGTAAATAGCACTAATTATGTCATTGTTGCAGATGATATTTCTGGACCGTGGAGCGATCCAATCGACTTAAAAATAGGGCGTATAGATCCAGGGCATGTTGCCGATGATGATGGTAATCGCTATTTATACTTTAACGATGGTGGCTATGTGCCTTTATCGAAAGACGGCTTATCTGTTATTGGTGATTTTAAACCTTCGTATGACGGTTGGGAAATTCCTAGGGACTGGACCATTGAATGTTTTTGCCTTGAAGGTCCTAAGTTTTTTAAACGCGGCGACTATTATTATATAACGGTTGCTGAAGGTGGTACAGCTGGACCAGCAACGGGACATATGGTTATATCAGCGCGATCTAAATCACCACTTGGCCCTTGGGAAAATTCACCATATAACCCGATTATTAGAGCCGAAAGTCAACAAGATAAATGGTGGTCGGTTGGTCATGCTACAATTATCGAGGCTAAACCTAACGATTGGTGGATGGTGTTTCATGGGTATGAAAAGGATCACTATAACATGGGAAGACAAACCTTGTTAGCACCTGTTGAATGGACCGATGATGGCTGGTTTAAACTACCAAATGATTTCGATTTAGAAAAGCCTTTAAACAAACCTAACTTACCTGAGTTTAAATCAGATTATAGACTTAGTGATAATTTTGAGGGCAATTCTTTACATCCAAAATGGAAATTCTTTAAAAATTATGATGCCAATAGATTTCAAGTAAAAAATAATAGTTTAACTATTAAAGCAAAAGGTAACTCAATACCAGAAAGTTCTCCCCTGCTTATTATTCCTGCACATCATTCATATTCAGCTCAAGTAGAGATAGAATTAAAGGACGGTGCTGTAGGCGGTTTGGTTATGTTTTATAACGAAAAAGGATCCTCAGGGGTTTTAGCCGACAAAAATAACATCATAGCTAACTTAAGAGGCTGGCAATTTGTAACCGAAAAAAATGTAATTAATCGCCGAGTTTTTCTAAAAATTGAAAACAATAATCATATCGTCGATATGTATTATAGTTTAGATGGTAAAACATGGCAGAAAATTGAAAGTTCTTTAGAGGTTTCTGGTTATCACCATAACGTATTAAGCGGTTTTTTAAGCTTGCGAATTGGCTTGGTTGCCATAGGTGAAGGCGAGGTGACTTTTAAGAATTTTAAATACAAAGCAATTAAAAAATAA
- the galB gene encoding beta-galactosidase GalB, translated as MKTENKVANRKINFSNDWQFVLTEDDTLSENIVWRHLNVPHDWSIEGGFNKNNPANLGGGYLPGGLGWYKKTFQVKDASKETFIQFDGVYMNSDVWINGHHLGSRPNGYISFEYDLTPYLKYNGQDNELLVKVDNSQQPNSRWYSGSGIYRNVWLKTVNKLHISQWGTFITTPKVSDKKATVSIDININNNNSEAKEATIVTTIYNHDTELNTTSSALSINKNENKTIHQELAVENPELWSIKTPNLYTAITKILVDKKVVDTYQTSFGIRYFKFDLNKGFLLNGEQVKIKGVCLHHDLGPLGAAVNTRALERQLQIMKDMGVNGIRTAHNPPTPELLDLCDSMGFIVMDESFDMWNNTKTEFDYANNWGKWHKKDLEDFIKRDRNHPSVFIWSVGNEIQEQWNEQGVETAKELKALVRSLDTTRPITVAMNPPVNMPNTDVTTQFDASTVHLNPVAASGELDIIGYNYAHQTYPFHQQNFPNTPFIATETTSGLQTRGYYDKISDTLKRWPVRWDIPFDGGNLGNTVSAYDQVSTPWGSTHEETWKIIKKYDFLSGMYIWTGFDYIGEPTPYVWPSRSSYFGVVDLAGFPKDVYYMYQSEWTDKDVLHLFPHWNWSEGETVDVWAYYNHADEVELFVNDQSQGIRKKEGDDLHVMWRIPFEAGTLKAVSRKDGHVVLEKEIKTASEPSTLKLTADRQTLNANGNDLSFVTVDVVDDKGTIVPTAQNQLHFSVEGEGKIVGVANGNPTNHESFKGDTHKALNGKCLVIVQATNNQGNIKLTVTSEGLKSQEISIITK; from the coding sequence ATGAAAACCGAAAACAAAGTTGCAAATCGCAAGATTAACTTTAGTAACGATTGGCAATTTGTTTTAACAGAAGATGACACCCTCTCGGAAAATATTGTATGGCGACACTTAAATGTGCCGCACGATTGGAGTATAGAGGGCGGTTTTAACAAAAATAATCCAGCCAATTTAGGCGGCGGATACTTACCAGGAGGTTTAGGTTGGTATAAAAAAACATTTCAAGTTAAAGACGCTTCAAAGGAAACCTTTATCCAGTTTGATGGCGTTTATATGAACAGCGATGTTTGGATAAATGGACATCATTTAGGGAGCCGACCTAATGGATATATTTCTTTTGAGTACGACCTAACACCATATTTAAAATATAATGGACAAGACAACGAATTGTTGGTGAAAGTCGATAATTCGCAACAACCCAATTCACGGTGGTATTCAGGTTCAGGAATATACCGGAATGTTTGGCTAAAAACAGTCAATAAACTTCATATTAGCCAATGGGGAACATTTATTACAACCCCAAAAGTATCTGATAAAAAAGCAACGGTATCAATCGATATCAATATAAATAATAATAACTCAGAAGCTAAGGAAGCTACGATAGTAACCACAATTTATAATCACGATACAGAACTTAATACAACAAGCTCAGCTCTATCAATCAATAAAAACGAAAACAAAACTATTCATCAAGAATTAGCAGTAGAAAATCCCGAATTATGGTCGATTAAAACACCTAACTTGTATACTGCAATTACTAAAATACTAGTCGATAAGAAAGTGGTCGATACTTACCAAACTTCTTTTGGAATTCGATATTTTAAATTCGATTTAAACAAAGGGTTCCTACTTAACGGTGAGCAAGTAAAAATAAAAGGCGTTTGTTTACATCACGATTTAGGGCCTTTAGGCGCAGCCGTAAATACACGAGCTTTAGAACGCCAATTACAAATCATGAAAGATATGGGTGTAAATGGTATTCGTACCGCACACAACCCGCCAACACCAGAGCTGTTAGACTTATGCGATAGTATGGGTTTCATTGTTATGGACGAATCTTTCGATATGTGGAACAACACCAAAACAGAGTTCGATTATGCCAACAATTGGGGTAAATGGCATAAAAAAGACCTTGAAGATTTTATAAAACGCGACCGAAACCACCCAAGTGTTTTTATTTGGAGTGTTGGTAATGAAATCCAGGAACAATGGAACGAACAAGGCGTTGAAACTGCAAAAGAGTTAAAAGCACTTGTTAGAAGTTTAGACACCACGCGCCCAATTACAGTGGCAATGAATCCGCCGGTAAATATGCCTAACACCGATGTTACAACGCAGTTCGATGCGTCTACCGTACATTTAAATCCCGTTGCAGCATCAGGAGAGTTAGATATAATAGGGTATAATTATGCACACCAAACATATCCATTTCATCAGCAAAACTTCCCCAATACACCTTTTATTGCAACTGAAACGACTTCAGGGTTGCAAACACGTGGTTATTACGATAAAATATCCGATACCTTAAAACGCTGGCCAGTACGTTGGGATATACCTTTCGACGGCGGAAATCTAGGAAATACCGTTTCAGCTTACGATCAAGTGAGTACACCTTGGGGCTCTACTCACGAAGAAACTTGGAAAATAATTAAAAAATATGATTTTCTATCAGGTATGTATATCTGGACAGGTTTCGATTATATAGGAGAACCAACACCATATGTTTGGCCGTCTCGAAGCTCTTATTTTGGAGTGGTCGATTTGGCTGGTTTTCCAAAAGATGTGTACTACATGTACCAAAGCGAGTGGACAGATAAGGATGTATTACATCTGTTTCCACATTGGAATTGGAGCGAAGGAGAAACTGTCGATGTTTGGGCGTATTACAACCATGCCGATGAGGTTGAATTATTTGTAAACGACCAATCGCAAGGCATACGGAAAAAAGAAGGCGACGATTTACATGTTATGTGGCGTATTCCGTTTGAAGCTGGAACACTAAAAGCTGTATCTAGAAAAGATGGTCATGTGGTTTTAGAAAAAGAAATTAAAACGGCAAGTGAACCATCAACACTTAAGTTAACAGCCGATAGGCAAACTCTTAATGCCAATGGAAACGACTTGTCGTTTGTAACAGTTGATGTGGTTGATGACAAAGGGACTATTGTACCAACAGCGCAAAATCAACTTCATTTTTCAGTTGAAGGCGAGGGCAAAATTGTAGGCGTAGCTAATGGCAATCCAACTAATCATGAGTCATTTAAAGGAGACACGCATAAAGCCTTAAACGGAAAGTGTCTAGTAATAGTCCAAGCAACAAATAACCAAGGGAATATAAAATTAACAGTAACATCCGAAGGGTTAAAGTCTCAAGAAATTTCAATAATAACAAAATAA